The nucleotide window CGACGGCCCCGGTGGCCGCCCCGTAGACGACGGCCGTGGCCCCCCGGGGGCCGTGGGCAGCCGTGGGCCGGCCGGCCTGGTCGTAGGACCGGGTGGTGGTCCAGCCCCAGACGTCGGTGTAGGACACCGGGCGCCCGCCCAGGTCCACCTTCGTCGTGAGCGGGCCCAGCCCCGCTTCGGAGGCCGAGGTGGTGAGGGGGTCGCCGCCCCCGCGTAGTCGTAGGTGACGACCTTG belongs to Actinomycetota bacterium and includes:
- a CDS encoding RHS repeat domain-containing protein, which codes for MDLGGRPVSYTDVWGWTTTRSYDQAGRPTAAHGPRGATAVVYGAATGAV